Proteins from a genomic interval of Symmachiella macrocystis:
- a CDS encoding sugar phosphate isomerase/epimerase family protein, whose protein sequence is MSDYLDRRNFLSRSAATLAASTAAGSLFAAEGESQPAAKKRHLLKAVKIGMIGGDLSMLQKFELLKELGYDGIELSSPNGYDRDEVIAARDQTKLPIHGVVDSVHWKQTLSHPDPEVRQRGLEGLKTALRDSHFFGGTSVLLVPAVVNKDVSYADAYKRSQAEIRKALPLAEELGIKILFENVWNGFLLSPMETARYIDEFDSNMVGSYFDVGNVVNFGWPEQWIRILGDRIVKLDIKEYSRKLRDKSGPGAGFRVKLGEGDCDWPAVMAALDDIGFEGWGTAEVRGGDRERLQDIAQRMDNIYGM, encoded by the coding sequence ATGTCCGACTACCTCGATCGCCGCAATTTTTTGAGCCGTTCAGCCGCAACCCTGGCCGCATCGACCGCTGCGGGATCACTGTTTGCCGCCGAGGGGGAATCGCAACCGGCGGCCAAGAAACGGCATCTTCTCAAGGCAGTTAAAATTGGCATGATCGGGGGAGACTTGTCGATGCTGCAGAAATTCGAACTGCTCAAGGAGTTGGGATACGACGGCATCGAATTGAGCAGCCCCAACGGTTACGACCGTGACGAGGTCATCGCAGCGCGCGATCAGACGAAATTGCCGATTCACGGTGTCGTCGATTCGGTGCATTGGAAACAAACGCTTTCCCATCCCGATCCAGAGGTCCGTCAACGCGGGCTGGAGGGACTGAAAACCGCGCTGCGGGACAGCCATTTCTTCGGCGGAACCTCGGTGCTGCTGGTGCCCGCTGTGGTGAACAAAGACGTCAGCTATGCTGACGCCTACAAGCGGTCACAAGCGGAAATCCGCAAGGCGTTACCGTTGGCTGAGGAGTTGGGCATCAAGATTTTGTTTGAGAATGTCTGGAATGGATTTTTGCTCAGCCCGATGGAGACGGCCCGCTACATCGATGAATTCGACAGTAACATGGTCGGTTCCTATTTCGACGTGGGCAATGTCGTCAATTTTGGTTGGCCTGAGCAGTGGATACGTATTCTGGGGGACCGGATTGTGAAATTGGACATCAAGGAGTACAGCCGCAAACTCCGCGACAAATCAGGACCGGGTGCCGGTTTTCGGGTGAAACTCGGCGAGGGCGACTGCGATTGGCCAGCCGTCATGGCGGCGCTGGATGATATCGGCTTTGAAGGTTGGGGAACGGCCGAAGTTCGCGGCGGGGATCGTGAGCGGTTGCAGGATATCGCTCAGCGGATGGATAACATTTACGGGATGTGA
- the rpsU gene encoding 30S ribosomal protein S21, translating to MVKLRVRDKESIQDAVRRFRKLVEHSGVKKEMRRREYYEKPSDAARRARRRAERRAKMNRTMG from the coding sequence GTGGTCAAACTGCGCGTGAGAGACAAAGAGTCGATTCAGGATGCGGTCCGCCGCTTTCGCAAGCTGGTGGAACATAGCGGCGTGAAAAAAGAGATGCGTCGCCGGGAATATTATGAAAAGCCGAGCGATGCGGCTCGCCGTGCCCGCCGCCGTGCGGAGCGCCGTGCCAAGATGAATCGCACGATGGGCTAA
- a CDS encoding DUF1549 domain-containing protein — MKFSTRSFFQRVAVLGLAAGLLSTLPADLQAKNFKARKAVDVTQQIDQIIQQDLAATESQVAPTASDEDFLRRVTFDLTGSLPTPNDITLFGLDPNPEKRAELIERLLQSDDYANNWARYWRDVIFSRATDQRARLMIGTFEKWMADQLSDGVSWDKITSELITATGSVREEGQTALMFAHQGSAEEIAAEASRIFLGIQIQCANCHDHPTDEWKREQFHQLAAFFPRVRVRVIKDSKPRTFEVVSFNRPEGAGRGRGFGQFQQNPAKLFRQLDKNRDGILTKDEVKQRKLLSRIFGRMLKVGDKNGDKGLSAEEIKNLPRQQANNRRRNSEYYMPDLDDPTSKGTRIDPAFFVAGQKPEVGLDDESRRNMLARYVTIRDNPWFARAFVNRIWGELLGAGFTMPVDDMGPDRDVAYPEVLDALSDGFVGSGYDVRWLLRTITNSEAYQRRIRPVDPSGAGPQFAAAIPMRMRSDQLYSALTRVLGLAERPANANRRPGGYRRPAGPRAAFALTFGYDPSTPQADLTGTVPQALFLMNSPLVNNRVKAQGNTPLAKLLKTYSDDEDVLAELYLLVLAREPTETELTTCREYIAETGERDAAFEDIMWSLINSTEFRTKR, encoded by the coding sequence ATGAAATTCTCCACACGCTCATTTTTCCAACGCGTTGCCGTACTGGGACTTGCAGCGGGGTTATTGTCCACGCTCCCTGCCGACCTTCAGGCTAAAAATTTCAAAGCCCGCAAGGCGGTCGATGTCACCCAACAAATCGATCAGATCATTCAGCAGGATCTGGCCGCGACCGAATCGCAGGTCGCCCCCACCGCTTCCGACGAGGATTTCCTCCGTCGCGTGACCTTTGATTTGACCGGCAGCCTGCCCACACCCAACGACATTACGCTCTTCGGCCTCGATCCTAATCCCGAAAAACGGGCCGAGTTGATTGAACGACTGCTGCAATCGGACGATTACGCGAACAACTGGGCGCGGTACTGGCGGGATGTCATCTTTTCCCGCGCCACCGACCAGCGGGCGCGACTGATGATTGGCACCTTTGAGAAATGGATGGCCGATCAACTAAGCGACGGCGTCTCGTGGGACAAAATTACCAGCGAGTTAATCACAGCCACCGGGAGCGTCCGCGAAGAAGGCCAAACCGCGTTGATGTTTGCTCATCAAGGCAGCGCCGAAGAAATCGCCGCCGAAGCTTCGCGGATTTTCCTGGGCATCCAAATACAATGTGCGAATTGCCACGATCATCCCACCGACGAATGGAAGCGGGAACAATTTCACCAGTTGGCCGCTTTCTTCCCCCGCGTTCGCGTGCGGGTGATCAAGGACTCCAAGCCGCGAACCTTTGAAGTGGTTTCGTTCAATCGCCCTGAAGGGGCGGGACGTGGACGCGGATTTGGCCAATTCCAACAAAACCCTGCCAAGTTGTTCCGTCAGTTGGACAAAAACCGCGACGGGATCCTCACGAAGGATGAAGTCAAACAGCGGAAACTGCTCAGCCGCATCTTTGGGCGGATGCTGAAAGTCGGCGACAAAAATGGCGACAAAGGTTTGTCCGCCGAAGAAATCAAAAATTTACCCCGCCAGCAAGCCAATAACCGACGTCGAAATTCCGAGTATTACATGCCGGACCTGGATGACCCCACCTCCAAAGGGACGCGCATCGATCCTGCCTTTTTTGTAGCAGGACAAAAACCAGAAGTTGGTTTGGATGACGAATCACGGCGAAACATGCTGGCCCGTTATGTCACGATTCGCGATAACCCTTGGTTCGCCCGCGCCTTCGTCAATCGTATCTGGGGAGAACTCCTCGGGGCCGGTTTTACGATGCCGGTCGACGACATGGGACCCGATCGCGATGTTGCTTACCCCGAAGTTCTAGACGCACTGAGCGATGGTTTTGTCGGCAGCGGCTATGACGTCCGATGGCTGCTAAGAACCATCACCAACAGCGAGGCGTATCAACGCCGCATTCGTCCGGTCGATCCCTCCGGCGCAGGCCCGCAGTTTGCCGCTGCCATTCCCATGCGGATGCGTTCCGACCAACTCTACAGTGCCCTGACCCGCGTGCTCGGCCTCGCCGAGCGGCCCGCAAATGCGAATCGCCGCCCTGGCGGTTATCGTCGACCAGCGGGACCACGTGCCGCCTTCGCCCTCACGTTTGGGTACGACCCTTCCACGCCTCAAGCGGACCTCACCGGCACAGTGCCGCAGGCGTTGTTCCTGATGAACTCGCCCCTCGTGAACAACCGCGTGAAAGCCCAAGGCAATACGCCCTTGGCCAAGTTACTGAAAACCTATTCCGACGACGAAGACGTGCTGGCCGAACTGTATCTCCTTGTGCTGGCCCGCGAACCTACGGAAACCGAATTGACAACTTGCCGCGAATACATTGCGGAAACGGGCGAACGTGACGCAGCGTTTGAGGACATTATGTGGAGCCTGATCAATTCGACCGAGTTCCGCACTAAACGCTGA
- a CDS encoding DUF1501 domain-containing protein, producing MNLFHHQSVNVSRHGFSRRGFLQTLSAGAVAAGAMNFRDVMSLQAEELRKQGMSMILLWMAGGPSHLETFDPKPEAENGGPTEAIDTAVPGIQIANGWEKTAAMMQDIALIRSMTNKEGNHRRATYQMHTGYVPSGSVKHPALGSNIAREIGNLDAALPSFVTVGGGRNDNTGAGFLGVDYEPFEVNTAGEMPQNLTSTVPHPRYNKRLGLMKRLEGEFSSRGGATNVTDHGTVYGKASKLVLSPDVKVFDLESESNEIRAAYGNSNFGRGCLLARRLVETGVTFVEVRHGGWDTHKDNFERVKKNASDVDPGFATLIHDLKQRGMLDKTLVVWAGEFGRTPKINANTGRDHYPRAFNAAIAGGGIKGGQVIGKTSDDGSTVEETPVTVPDLLQTVCRSLNVESDKENMSPLGRPMKIVDGGTPVEQLFA from the coding sequence ATGAACTTGTTCCATCACCAATCGGTCAATGTTTCTCGCCACGGTTTTTCACGCCGCGGATTTCTGCAAACGCTCTCCGCCGGAGCAGTGGCGGCCGGCGCCATGAACTTCCGCGATGTCATGAGCCTGCAAGCGGAGGAACTTCGCAAACAGGGGATGTCAATGATCCTGCTCTGGATGGCCGGCGGACCCAGCCATCTGGAAACATTCGACCCCAAACCGGAAGCAGAAAACGGCGGCCCCACCGAAGCGATCGACACAGCCGTGCCGGGCATTCAAATTGCCAACGGCTGGGAAAAAACCGCTGCGATGATGCAAGATATCGCGCTGATTCGCTCGATGACCAACAAAGAAGGCAATCACCGCCGCGCGACCTATCAAATGCACACCGGCTATGTTCCCTCGGGCAGCGTCAAGCATCCGGCACTGGGCTCCAACATCGCCCGTGAAATCGGCAATCTGGACGCCGCTCTCCCGTCCTTCGTCACAGTCGGCGGCGGACGTAACGATAATACCGGAGCCGGATTCCTCGGTGTCGACTACGAGCCATTCGAGGTCAATACAGCGGGTGAAATGCCGCAAAACCTGACCTCTACCGTGCCCCACCCCCGTTACAACAAGCGACTGGGGCTGATGAAGCGACTGGAAGGCGAATTCTCTAGTCGCGGCGGAGCAACGAACGTCACCGATCATGGAACGGTCTACGGCAAAGCGTCGAAGCTGGTCTTAAGTCCCGACGTCAAGGTGTTTGACCTCGAGTCCGAATCCAACGAAATCCGCGCAGCGTATGGCAATTCGAACTTCGGCCGCGGCTGCCTGCTGGCACGCCGACTGGTCGAAACTGGTGTGACTTTTGTCGAAGTTCGCCACGGAGGCTGGGACACGCATAAAGATAACTTCGAGCGGGTCAAGAAAAACGCGAGCGACGTCGATCCCGGTTTCGCGACCTTGATCCACGACCTCAAACAACGCGGCATGTTGGACAAGACCCTCGTGGTGTGGGCCGGTGAATTCGGACGGACCCCCAAGATCAATGCCAACACCGGTCGCGATCACTACCCCCGTGCCTTCAACGCGGCCATTGCCGGCGGCGGCATCAAAGGGGGACAGGTCATCGGCAAAACATCCGACGATGGATCAACCGTCGAGGAGACACCGGTCACGGTTCCTGACTTGCTGCAAACCGTTTGCCGGTCGCTCAATGTCGAATCCGACAAGGAAAACATGAGCCCGCTCGGCCGCCCGATGAAAATCGTCGATGGCGGCACTCCCGTGGAACAGCTGTTTGCGTGA
- a CDS encoding DUF1501 domain-containing protein, whose amino-acid sequence MFHRRELLQIGCSSFFGLGLSQILQQRAVAATAKESRVKSVVLVFLTGGGSHIDMFDPKPESPEIKGEFGPIATALPGINFSDKMPGLAERAGKLAIVRSMAHGDNRHLSGTHNMLTGAVQPFTGNSNQDKSLKRSDWPSIGSSVSYLRPRADKLPSQVTLPNPLIEGVLVWPGQHAGFLGPKYDPFVLKDDPNSEKYKVNGLSLIDGLDVGRLKHRQQLLQTIEGAPTGVSSSPAGQKYAGEQELAMSMLTSSKLKQALDINVESAETRDRYGRHQYGQTLLLARRLVELEMPVIQCNMGRVQSWDTHVNHFPRLKTMLPALDTGVSALLDDLSERGLLDQTLVICVGEFGRTPRISPLAGQSVPGRHHWAMGYTAVFAGGGVRGGQVIGKSDAIGAYPLTTPYHPNDIGATIFTSLGIDPHIMVPDRENRPRHLNQGKVMDVLYTGAT is encoded by the coding sequence ATGTTTCATCGTCGTGAACTTTTGCAAATTGGTTGTTCGTCATTCTTCGGACTCGGTCTGTCGCAAATTTTGCAACAGCGGGCCGTTGCGGCGACGGCGAAAGAGAGCCGTGTGAAGTCGGTGGTGCTGGTTTTTTTAACCGGCGGCGGCAGCCATATCGATATGTTTGATCCCAAACCGGAGTCTCCCGAAATCAAAGGAGAATTCGGGCCGATCGCCACCGCACTGCCGGGTATCAATTTTTCGGACAAGATGCCGGGACTGGCGGAGCGGGCGGGGAAATTGGCGATTGTGCGATCGATGGCGCATGGTGACAACCGCCATCTGTCCGGAACGCACAATATGCTGACCGGCGCGGTACAGCCTTTTACTGGCAACTCAAACCAAGACAAATCACTCAAGCGGTCCGACTGGCCGTCGATCGGTTCGTCGGTTTCCTACTTGCGACCGCGGGCGGATAAATTGCCGAGCCAAGTGACATTGCCCAATCCGCTCATCGAGGGCGTATTGGTCTGGCCGGGGCAACATGCCGGATTTTTAGGCCCTAAATACGATCCGTTTGTGCTCAAAGACGACCCCAATAGCGAAAAATACAAGGTCAATGGACTGTCATTGATCGACGGGTTGGATGTCGGGCGATTGAAGCATCGGCAACAGTTGCTCCAGACCATCGAAGGGGCGCCGACCGGTGTAAGTTCCTCGCCGGCAGGTCAAAAGTACGCTGGCGAACAGGAGTTGGCCATGTCGATGCTGACCTCCTCGAAGCTCAAGCAGGCGCTCGACATCAATGTGGAATCAGCAGAGACGCGCGACCGTTATGGACGGCATCAGTACGGCCAAACGCTGCTGTTGGCCCGCCGGTTGGTAGAGTTGGAGATGCCGGTCATTCAGTGCAACATGGGGAGAGTGCAATCGTGGGATACTCACGTGAACCACTTCCCACGACTGAAGACCATGTTGCCGGCTCTCGATACGGGCGTGAGTGCTCTGTTGGACGATCTGAGCGAACGCGGGCTGTTGGATCAGACGTTGGTGATCTGCGTCGGCGAATTTGGTCGGACACCGCGGATATCGCCGCTGGCCGGACAATCGGTGCCGGGACGTCATCACTGGGCGATGGGCTATACAGCCGTCTTTGCCGGCGGAGGCGTGCGTGGCGGGCAGGTGATTGGGAAATCGGATGCGATCGGCGCCTATCCGCTGACGACTCCGTATCACCCCAACGATATCGGCGCAACGATCTTCACGTCGCTAGGCATCGATCCGCACATCATGGTCCCCGATCGCGAGAATCGTCCGCGACATTTGAATCAAGGCAAGGTGATGGATGTCTTGTACACCGGAGCCACGTGA